Proteins found in one Williamwhitmania taraxaci genomic segment:
- a CDS encoding IS1 family transposase: MTIIEQIRELAKQLTEQERVTVMRELKNTDASLTAQLGEAKVCPHCSSSMIIKHSMFNGRQRSKCKTCGKTFTMLTGTPIHGLKKVSLWQD, translated from the coding sequence ATGACAATAATTGAACAAATCCGAGAACTCGCAAAACAGTTGACAGAACAAGAGCGCGTTACGGTAATGCGGGAGCTGAAAAATACGGATGCATCACTTACGGCTCAGCTGGGGGAGGCGAAAGTCTGCCCCCACTGCTCGAGCAGCATGATCATTAAGCACAGCATGTTCAATGGGAGGCAGCGCTCCAAGTGCAAAACGTGCGGCAAGACCTTTACTATGCTTACCGGAACGCCCATACACGGGTTGAAAAAGGTTTCACTTTGGCAGGATT